From Anopheles funestus chromosome 3RL, idAnoFuneDA-416_04, whole genome shotgun sequence, a single genomic window includes:
- the LOC125767660 gene encoding uncharacterized protein LOC125767660 isoform X1 produces the protein MWLFNYLIDKRYLLSSSSSVYLLLVLRPANEYNIKEKIIQANQESFAIPTPPSPRQHTSGERRVTFREQLVDYEPDDYSSEDDGYTGGSGGGAGAGHGQKKHAIIETVADVHRDGSEMDGSNADTIIEELHLDDRGTTPEQEHEDEEIVEEEEQLAGDYDEDGEGTDDRMEKHKTGVEGESAVSEEEDEVEEETVLEEQVEEEEEEEPTDGSSMDTEIHNPESSEDISSSPLKTYRSEADSRSGSGDSQAEETNPAEEEGNGDNEVHYEDDNDDDGQYYCGRLGTTGNDDERDSSSDGERPLEEHRVKRSSTCRRKCCRHKKSAGEKLPYYNGFRSEYGLSREELEEKKRRLEARRQRVRERQQRRTAEQRQKAQSNEEAFAAWLHGKLRNSINKHQNMYDVKQSGSSGRQQQQQQQNPKYRRRNGIHTMQQISYG, from the coding sequence aagaaaaaataattcaagcaAACCAGGAATCGTTCGCTATTCCGACACCTCCTTCCCCACGCCAACATACGAGCGGTGAACGGCGGGTAACCTTCCGGGAGCAGCTTGTCGACTACGAACCCGACGACTACAGCAGTGAGGATGATGGATACACAGGgggtagtggtggtggagcAGGAGCTGGTCATGGTCAGAAGAAACACGCCATTATCGAAACGGTAGCCGATGTGCATCGAGATGGCAGTGAGATGGACGGATCGAATGCGGACACGATCATCGAGGAGCTACACCTGGACGACCGAGGAACGACACCGGAACAGGAGCATGAGGACGAGGAGATAGTGGAAGAAGAGGAACAGCTAGCTGGTGATTACGATGAGGATGGGGAAGGAACGGATGATCGCATGGAGAAACATAAGACTGGCGTGGAGGGTGAATCGGCGGTGTCCGAAGAGGAGGACGAAGTAGAAGAGGAAACAGTGCTCGAGGAGCAAgtggaagaggaagaggaggaagaacCGACCGATGGATCTAGCATGGACACGGAGATTCACAATCCGGAGAGCAGTGAGGATATTAGCAGCAGCCCACTGAAGACATATCGCAGCGAGGCAGACTCCAGATCCGGTTCTGGAGATTCTCAGGCTGAGGAGACGAACCCCGCAGAAGAGGAAGGGAACGGAGATAACGAAGTACATTATgaagatgataatgatgacgaTGGGCAATATTATTGTGGCAGACTGGGTACAACGGGGAATGATGATGAACGCGACTCATCCTCCGACGGTGAACGTCCGCTGGAAGAGCATCGCGTGAAACGATCGTCAACTTGCCGCCGGAAGTGTTGTCGGCATAAGAAATCAGCCGGCGAAAAGTTACCGTACTACAATGGCTTCCGTTCCGAGTATGGACTGTCACGGGAAGAGCTGGAAGAGAAGAAGCGCCGGCTCGAAGCCCGACGGCAACGTGTTCGGGAGCGACAACAGCGCCGGACGGCGGAACAGCGACAGAAGGCTCAATCAAATGAGGAAGCGTTTGCGGCTTGGCTGCACGGAAAGTTACGGAACTCGATCAACAAACATCAGAACATGTACGACGTGAAGCAGAGCGGTTCTTCCGGTcgtcaacagcaacaacagcagcagaaccCGAAGTACCGCCGTCGGAATGGTATTCACACAATGCAGCAAATTTCCTACggttag
- the LOC125767660 gene encoding uncharacterized protein LOC125767660 isoform X2 → MIDDDEDDYDGYFLRPANEYNIKEKIIQANQESFAIPTPPSPRQHTSGERRVTFREQLVDYEPDDYSSEDDGYTGGSGGGAGAGHGQKKHAIIETVADVHRDGSEMDGSNADTIIEELHLDDRGTTPEQEHEDEEIVEEEEQLAGDYDEDGEGTDDRMEKHKTGVEGESAVSEEEDEVEEETVLEEQVEEEEEEEPTDGSSMDTEIHNPESSEDISSSPLKTYRSEADSRSGSGDSQAEETNPAEEEGNGDNEVHYEDDNDDDGQYYCGRLGTTGNDDERDSSSDGERPLEEHRVKRSSTCRRKCCRHKKSAGEKLPYYNGFRSEYGLSREELEEKKRRLEARRQRVRERQQRRTAEQRQKAQSNEEAFAAWLHGKLRNSINKHQNMYDVKQSGSSGRQQQQQQQNPKYRRRNGIHTMQQISYG, encoded by the coding sequence aagaaaaaataattcaagcaAACCAGGAATCGTTCGCTATTCCGACACCTCCTTCCCCACGCCAACATACGAGCGGTGAACGGCGGGTAACCTTCCGGGAGCAGCTTGTCGACTACGAACCCGACGACTACAGCAGTGAGGATGATGGATACACAGGgggtagtggtggtggagcAGGAGCTGGTCATGGTCAGAAGAAACACGCCATTATCGAAACGGTAGCCGATGTGCATCGAGATGGCAGTGAGATGGACGGATCGAATGCGGACACGATCATCGAGGAGCTACACCTGGACGACCGAGGAACGACACCGGAACAGGAGCATGAGGACGAGGAGATAGTGGAAGAAGAGGAACAGCTAGCTGGTGATTACGATGAGGATGGGGAAGGAACGGATGATCGCATGGAGAAACATAAGACTGGCGTGGAGGGTGAATCGGCGGTGTCCGAAGAGGAGGACGAAGTAGAAGAGGAAACAGTGCTCGAGGAGCAAgtggaagaggaagaggaggaagaacCGACCGATGGATCTAGCATGGACACGGAGATTCACAATCCGGAGAGCAGTGAGGATATTAGCAGCAGCCCACTGAAGACATATCGCAGCGAGGCAGACTCCAGATCCGGTTCTGGAGATTCTCAGGCTGAGGAGACGAACCCCGCAGAAGAGGAAGGGAACGGAGATAACGAAGTACATTATgaagatgataatgatgacgaTGGGCAATATTATTGTGGCAGACTGGGTACAACGGGGAATGATGATGAACGCGACTCATCCTCCGACGGTGAACGTCCGCTGGAAGAGCATCGCGTGAAACGATCGTCAACTTGCCGCCGGAAGTGTTGTCGGCATAAGAAATCAGCCGGCGAAAAGTTACCGTACTACAATGGCTTCCGTTCCGAGTATGGACTGTCACGGGAAGAGCTGGAAGAGAAGAAGCGCCGGCTCGAAGCCCGACGGCAACGTGTTCGGGAGCGACAACAGCGCCGGACGGCGGAACAGCGACAGAAGGCTCAATCAAATGAGGAAGCGTTTGCGGCTTGGCTGCACGGAAAGTTACGGAACTCGATCAACAAACATCAGAACATGTACGACGTGAAGCAGAGCGGTTCTTCCGGTcgtcaacagcaacaacagcagcagaaccCGAAGTACCGCCGTCGGAATGGTATTCACACAATGCAGCAAATTTCCTACggttag